Sequence from the Pseudomonas sp. LS.1a genome:
CCTGGCCGACGGCGACCTGATGACCCGCAGCACCCTGACCGGTGACTGGGGCGGCCTGCGTCACCAGCTGGAAGAAGACGGCGTCAGGTTCACCGGCGACTACAGCGGCGAAACCGCCTACAACGCCCATGGCGGCCTGCACCGTTCGGCGCGCTACTCGCAAAACCTGAAACTGGGCGTGCAGTTCGACCTGTCGAAACTGTATGGCCTGGACAACGGCGGCAAGGTCCAGCTGACCATCAACGACCGCCGCGGCAATAGCGCCTCGGAAGACCTGGTGGGCAACCGCCTGCCGATCCAGGAAAACTTCGGCGGCCTGTACACCCGCCTGACCGAACTGAGCTACGAGCGTACCCTGTTCACCCCGGCGCTCAACGTCAAGCTCGGCTACATGGCCATGGGCAACGACCTCGGTGGCCTGGACAGCGGCATCCTGTGCAACTTCATGAACGCCGGCTTCTGCGGCCACCCGCTGAACATGTCTGGCGGCAGTGGCTGGACCAACTACCCCAATGCCCACCTGGGCGTGCGGGTGAAGTACGACCTGTCGCCGTCCTGGCAGCTGCGTGTGGCAGCGTTCAACGTCGACCCGGAAAGCAACGGCAACTCCAGCCGCGCCTGGCACCTGGGCCCCAAGCACACCACCGGCACCGTGGTACCGGTAGAGCTGGTGTACAAGCTGCAGGGCGAGCTGCCTGGCGAGTACAAACTGGGCTATTACTACGACAGCTCCGACGTGAAACGCATCGGCAGCGACGAGGAAGTGTCCGGCCGTGGCGGCCACTACCTGCTGGTCGACCAGGCCGTGTGGAACGACCAGGGCTCGCCGGGCCGCAGCCTGCATGCCTTCGGCCAGTACTCGGCGTCGAGCAAGGCTGCCTCACCGTTCACCAAGTGGTATGGCGCCGGCGTGGTGCTGTACAAGCCGTTCGCAAGCCGCCCGAAGGATACCGTGGCGCTGGGCTATGGCCGTGCCGTGCCCAACCCGCGTAGCCGCGACGTGCTGGAAGATGCCGCGCTCAATGCCGGGCAGCCGTTCCCCGACATCGACAGCGCCGAGCAGTTGGTCGAGCTGAGCTATGGCTACC
This genomic interval carries:
- a CDS encoding carbohydrate porin, with the translated sequence MPSAIRITPTLLLALASTSALADGDLMTRSTLTGDWGGLRHQLEEDGVRFTGDYSGETAYNAHGGLHRSARYSQNLKLGVQFDLSKLYGLDNGGKVQLTINDRRGNSASEDLVGNRLPIQENFGGLYTRLTELSYERTLFTPALNVKLGYMAMGNDLGGLDSGILCNFMNAGFCGHPLNMSGGSGWTNYPNAHLGVRVKYDLSPSWQLRVAAFNVDPESNGNSSRAWHLGPKHTTGTVVPVELVYKLQGELPGEYKLGYYYDSSDVKRIGSDEEVSGRGGHYLLVDQAVWNDQGSPGRSLHAFGQYSASSKAASPFTKWYGAGVVLYKPFASRPKDTVALGYGRAVPNPRSRDVLEDAALNAGQPFPDIDSAEQLVELSYGYQATPWLNLRPDVQYIIEPGAFSGKDIDNALVVGLQVKATF